GCGGGCGTCCGGGGCGGCCCTCATGCGGCGCGTGCCAAGCCATCTCCTTGTCCAGCCAGATCAGCAGAGACCCGCGCTTCGTCAGCGCAGCGTTGTAGGCGGACCAGTTCGTCGTGCGGTAGCGGGCGGGCTTGGGCTCGGGCTTGCTCATGACGCCCGTCTAACCGCTTGGATTCGTGATGTGAATCTTTCACGATGAGATTTCTGCAACAACGCCATATTGATCCCTGGAATCCCGCATCTTCGTATCGGGAAGCAGGCGTGCTCCTCCAGCGAGATCACCAGCATTATACGGCGCTTTTCGGCGTCGGGTGCCTGCAGGGAAAACTCCGCACGCACTTCCATCTTGATGTATTACGCGGAATATCTATACCTGAGCCCACGGATCGGATCGTCAGTAAATCGCCCCTCACCTCCCGGCTGAGTCACCATGTCCCTTCTTTCGGTATTGAAGCTCACCACACAGGTCCGCACGCCGCAGGGCTGGCGCACCGAGCTGGCGGGCGCCCCCGCCGGAATCGAGAGTGACGCCGCCATCGCCGCGCTCGACCTCGACGACTACGCATTTGCAAAGACCAGAGCCGGACATGCCTGACATGGACCTTCTCCTTCGCAGCACGATCGTCACGCCCGCGGCAACGCTGGAAAACGGCTGGATCGCGGTCTCCGGCGGGCGCATCGCCGCGGTCGGACAGGGCCCGGACGCTCCCGCCGCCGCACGGACCATCGACCACGGCAACGCGCTGATCCTGCCCGGGGTGGTCGACGGCCAGACCCATGCCACCAGCGCCAAGGGCATGGCCGGCATCGCCGAGACCACCCGCGGCGCGCTGGCCGGCGGGGTGACCACGCTTGTGGACATGCCCTACGACAACCCGCTGCCGCTCGACCGCCCCGAACGGCTGGCCGAGACCCGCGCCGCCGGGCGCGACGGGCTGAAATGGTCCCCCTTCCACGGCGACAGCTTCAGCCTGCGCGTCGTCGCCACCTACCTGCGCGGCGCCCCGGTCTGGGACGGCGCGGAAATCCTCAACACCTCCGGCAGCGGCCGCTACGTGGCGCGTGGCGCCACCGGCTGGTTCGCCGATCAAGGACACGACCAATGACCCTGCTCACCTCTGACGCCAAGGGCGTCTACGTCATCTCCGTCACCCCCTTCACCGATCAGGGCGAGATCGATTGGGACAGCCTCGACCGGGTGACCGATTTCTACTTCGACAAGGGCGCCGACGGGCTCACCATCCTTGGCATGATGGGCGAGGCGCCGAAGCTCACCCAGGCCGAGAGCCGCGCCGTGGCCGAGCGGGTGATCAAGCGCGCCGCCGGCAAGCCGGTGGTGGTCGGCGTCTCGGCCCCCGGGCTCGCCGCCATCGGCGAGCTGGGCAAGGCGGTCATGGACATGGGCGCCGCCGGCTGCATGGTGACCACCCCCGGAAGCCTGAAGACCGACCAGCAGATCCACGGCTATTTCGGCCAGGTCGCCCGCACGCTCGGGGACGATGTGCCGCTCGTGCTGCAGGACTTCCCGCTGGCGACCGGCGTGCAGATCTCCGACGAGGTGCTGGGCCGGATCATCGACGACGTCCCGCAGGTGGTCATGCTCAAGCACGAGGACTGGCCGGGCCTTGCCAAGATCAGCAAGCTGCGCCGCGCCGAGGCCGAGGGCCGGCGCCGGATCTCGATCCTCTGCGGCAACGGCGGGGTCTTCCTGCCCGAGGAAATGGCGCGCGGTGCCGATGGCGCGATGACCGGTTTCGGATTTCCCGAGATGCTGGCAGAGGTTGTACAACGCGCCGCGGCGGGAGATATGGACCGGGCGCAGGACGTCTTCGACGCCTACCTGCCGCTGGTGCGCTACGAACAGCAGCCGGGCGCCGGGCTGGCGGTGCGCAAATACGTGCTGGCAAAACGCGGGGCCATCGGCTCGGCGGCGCTGCGCGCCCCGGGCGCGGGGCTTGCCCCCGAGGCCATCGCCGAGGTCGAGCGTCTGCTGGCCCGGCAAGAAAAACGACTGAAGGAGCTGAACTGATGGATCTGGGACTGAAGGGCAAGACGGCGCTGGTGCTCGGCGCGAGCCGCGGGCTTGGCGCGGCAAGCGCCACGCTTCTGGCCGCCGAGGGCGCGCATGTGATCGCCGCCTCGCGCAGCGGCGAGGCCCCGGCCGAGGGCATGGAAGGGCTGGCGCTCGATCTCGCCGATGCCGCCAGCGTCGAGGCGCTGATCGCCCGGCTCGCCGAGCAGCCGGTCGACATACTGGTGAACAACTGCGGCGGCCCCGCCGCCGGGCCCGCCAAGGGCCAGAGCAGCGCCGCTTGGGCTGCGGCCTTCGAGACCATGGCCGCGCCGATCTTCGCCATCACCGACGCCGCCCTGCCCGGCATGATCGCCAAGGGCTGGGGCCGCGTCGTCACCATCGGCTCCTCGGGCATCGTCCAGCCCATTCCGAACCTCGCACTGTCGAACGGCGTGCGCGGCGCGGTGGCGGGCTGGTCCAAGACCCTCGCCGAGGAGGTCGCGCCGCATGGCGTGACGGTGAACATGGTGCTGCCGGGCCGCATCGCGACCGACCGGCTGGCGCAGCTCGATGGGATCAAGGCCGACAAGTCCGGCGCCTCGCTCGAGGCGGTGCAGGAGGCCAGCCGCAAGACCATCCCCGCCGGCCGCTACGGCGCACCGGAGGAGTTTGGCGCCATGGTTACCTTCCTCTGCTCGCAGCAGGCGGGCTATGTCACCGGCTCGATGATCCGCGTCGATGGCGGGATGATCCGGGGGCTCTGATGACGAGGCTGACAGCGCCGGACCGGCGCGGCTCCGACCGTGGCGTGCTTGACTAGGGCCGGGCCCCGAACGGACAACGCCACGCGCCCGTCCGGGCGAAGCTGCGCGACAATGGCCGGCACATCGAGCCCGAGTAGCTGGCCATTGTCACCCGCCCGGCGCTGAGCAAACGCGCCGACCTCGAGGCGGATCTGGAAGGCTGGGCACGGCTCAACTACGGGTGCACGGCGGAGCTGCTGGACGAGGCGCTGCAGCGCATGGCGGGGGCCGTGCGGGACCACAGGGAGCAGGCATGACGAAACTGCACAAACCCGCCGCCGAGCGCGGCAAGGCGCCCTCGCTGACCGATCAGGCCTACGCCCGGCTGCGCGAAGAAATCATCACCTGCGCGCTGCGCCCCGGCACCGACATCGGCGAGCAGGACCTGGCGGCGCGGCTGTCGATGAGCAAGACGCCGGTGCGCGAGGCGCTGGCCCGGCTCACCCTCGAGGGGCTGGTCGAGGCCTTTCCGCGGCGCGGCTACCGGGTGACGCCGGTCACCGTGAAGGACATCACCGACATCTTCACCGTGCGCAAGGCGCTCGAAGCCGTGGCGGCCGAGCTCGCCGCGCTGCGCATGAGCGACGCGGAGCTCGACGAGCTCGAGGCGCTGTCGCATCAGACCTACGGGCAGGACAGGACCTTGCCGGTGCTCGACTTCGTTGCCGCCAACAACCGCTTCCACGCCGCCATCGCGCTCGGCTCCCGGGTGCCCCGGCTGCACGCGCTGATCACCGGCTATCTCGAGGAATGCACCCGGCTCTTCCACATGGGCGCGACGATCCGCGACGTCACCCCCGAGACCGAGGAAGACCACAGCCGCATCGTCGCCGCCCTGCGCGCCCGCGACGGCGCGGCGGCGCGCGAGGCGATCAGCCTGCACACCGAGAACACCCGCCGCGGCCTGCTGAGCGCGCTCATCGCGGACGAAAACTCGCCGCTCGAGCTCTGAGGGTCCGGCGCGCCGGAAGACGGCGAATCCGCCTCTCTGGGCCGCGCGCCCTGATCACCCCTGGCCGCGGGCGAACATCACCACCCGCGAGACCAGCCGCTGCCGTGTCTCGCCATCCTGGTTCAGGGTCAGCGTCTCGAAGGTCACCATCGCCCGCCCGGGGCGCGACCGCGACGGCTTGATTTCCGTCACCGTGCTTTGCGTGTGCAGGATGTCATCGGCCCGCGTCGGCTTTGGCCAGCTCACCTCCACCCCGGCACCGACCAGCCCGTCGGCCACGGGAACGGAGGCCACAAAGAGCTTCATCGTCAGCGCCGCCGTGTGCCAGCCGCTGGCGGCGAGCCCGCCGAAGAGGCTGCTTTCGGCGGCGGTCTCGTCGAGATGGAAGGGCTGCGGGTCGTACTGCGCGGCAAAAGCCTTGATCTGATCGGCGTCGAGCGCGTGCTCGCCGCTGACGAACCGGTCGCCCACGGCGATATCCTCGAGATGAAGGTTGCGGGGCGCGGCAACGCCGCTGGCTGGAGTCGGTGTGGTCTGCGTCATCTGCTCGGTCACGTCCTGGGTCTGTCCGCCTGCGCGCCCGGCGACTCCGGGCACCTGCGCATATGACGGATAGGCCCTGCCGAGATCCAGCCCGCAACGCGCTTCGCGCGGCGGGCGCGCAGCAGGGTCAGTGCTTGCGGACGATGCGCTTCTCGGCCCAGGGCGGCGCGATCTTCATCTCCGGGGTGATCGGGAGGTTGACGTAATATTCCATGTCGCCGTAGCGGCGGTCGTAGGTGCCCCACTCGCAGACGTATTCGACGCGATACCCAGCCATTTTCAGGAGTCCGTTGACCATTTTCATTCTCCTCTCGACCTGCCTCACCGGATATCGGTTGGTCACGGTGGCGTGAGATCACCATAGCCCGCCACGCGCGGCGCGCGGAGACCCGCGGCGGGATGGCCCAGGGTGGCGGATGGGTGCGGCGCTCACCAAACGGATAGGCCCCCTTCCCCGGCAGGCCAACTCCCGCCACCCGGAATCTTTCCGGTGGCTGGCACGCGGCGGCTGAGCGACACTGCCGCCATTCAACCCAATCCATTTTACGGGAGTTTCAGCATGGGACTTTTCAGCTTCCTCAAGGGCAAGGGCAAGAAGCTCGGCACGGAGGCGATACCGGCCAAGGCCGAGCTCGAGGCCGAACTCGACACCCTCGGGCTCGACAAGAGCGGCGTCGAGATCGAGGTCGAGCCGGAGAGCTCCAAGGTGAAGATCAAGGGCCAGCCCAAGGACCAGGAGACCCGCGAGAAAATGATCCTCGCCGTCGGCAACATCGAGGGCGTGGCCGAGGTCGAGGATGAGGCCGACGGCCCCGGCCCGGTGTTCCACGAGGTTAAGGAGGGCGAAAACCTGTGGAAGATCGCCGAGGCGACGCTGGGCGACGGCGCGCGCTACAGCGAGATCTTCGAGGCCAACAAGCCGATGCTCAGCGACCCGGACAAGATCTACCCCGGGCAGGTGCTGCGCATCCCCGCCTGATCGCCCCTCGAGGGGCCGGTCCCGTCGCGTGCCGGGAGCCGCCGTGCTGGCGCGGTTTTCAGCACGCGGCTGCCCATCCGCCGGGCAGAACCCGCACCGGCGCACCCCGCGCCCGGGGGGCGCCACAACGCCTGCTTGCCTTTTCGGCCGACCGCGGTGACAGTACCTTGGTCAGGTTGGCGGAGTGGTCATGGCACGCGAAATCGAACGAAAGTTCTTGGTCGCATCCGAAGGCTGGCGCTCTGCAGTTGTTTCGCGGGTCGACCTGCGCGACGGGATCATCGCGTTCCGCGACGGGCGCAAGGTTCGCCTGCGGTTCTACGGCGACAACCATGCCACCCTCGCCGTCAAGGGTCCGCGCACCGGCATGTCGCGCGACGAGTTCGAATATCCCATCCCGCTCGAGGACGGCCGGGCGCTGCTGACGCTGCATTGCGATGGCCCGCCGATCTGCAAGACCCGCCACCACGTCGAGCACGAGGGGCAGCCTTGGACCGTGGACGAATACCACGGCGCGCTCGAAGGCACGCTGATTGCCGAGATCGAGCTGACCTCCGAAGAGACGGATTTCGCCCGCCCCGCGTGGCTTGGGGCCGAGGTCACCTACGACCGGAACTACCGCCAGTCGGCGCTGCTGCGGCGACATCGGATGGTTCTGGCGGACAGCGCCTGAGGCGGAAACCTTTGCAGAACGCCGGCTTATATGCTTCCCTGACAGGGCGAACAGGCGAGTCGCGCTTGATTATTGTAGACTTTTTAACCTCTCCCGCGGTTCGCGGATAATTTGTGACCCCGGCCCGGCATCTCGATCGCCGTGCCGGAACAGACCAGACCCTATTTTGTCGTGTTTTTTGATCGTGAGGAATTATGAAGTACCTTTTAGTCAGTACAGCCGCGCTGGCGCTCCTGGCAGCCTGCAGCGACGGCAAGACCAGCGCCCGCAGCAGCCACTCCAGCGCAGTCACCCCGCTCACCAATTTCACCACCCCCGAAGACGGCACCTACCGCGCCAGCGGCATGGCCGTCTCCTCGGGGTACACCACCGATGCTTCGGGCAAGGTGCTTTCCTTCGGCACACCCGAGACCGAGACCGACATCACCGCGGACATGACCTACGAGGATGGCCTTCTGACCGCCGTGACGCTGACCACAAGCAAGGGCACCGTCACTCTCTCCACCGCCGAAGGCGACAGTTTCGACGTCAGCACCGTGCTCAACGGCATCCTTGCGACAAGTGCTGATGGCGATGTCATGCTGGTGGCCGCGGACCCCACGAAGGGCGGCTACAGCTACCAGACCTTCGGCGCCTGGCAGTCCGGCCTCAACGGCACCTCGCGCGTGGCGGGAGCCGGGTCGCTGGGCGTGCGCACCTCGGAAAGCCAGATGCCGACCACCGGCACCGCCAGCTATTACGGCGACAGCCTCGGACAGGTGGTCACTGGCGACAAGGTGGAAGTGACCACTTCCTACATCGCCGTCGACACCGACTTCGATATGGTCGAGATCTACAGCAGCGACACGGTCACCGCCGACCCGACCACCGGGGCGATCACCGGCGACCGCTCCGACCTCGACTTCTACACCGCCGGCAGCGTCAGCGGCACCGGCTTCGCGGCGGACATCGACACCGGCGTGCTGACCGGCTCGGTCGACGGGCAGTTCTACGGCGACAATGCGCAGGAGGTGGGCGGCACCTTCTCGGGCAGCACCGCCGACAGCACCTACTTCGGCGGCTTCGGCGCGGTCGACAGCAGCCGCTGACCATGCTCCGCCCGCCACGGGCCCTGACCACCGTGCTCGCGCTTGCCGCGATGGCGCCGGTGGTCGGGGCACCGGGGGTGCAGGCCCAGCAGGCCGCCGTCCCTGCCACCGTATCCCCGACCGCCTCCCCTGCCCCGACCCAGATCGAGGCCCGTTTCCAGCAGGCCCTGGCCGCCCTCGCCGGCGGCCAGCCCGGGGCCGCGGTGCGCCTCCTGCGCGGCTTGCTTGCCGTCGATCCCGGCCTGCTCCGCGTGCGCCTCGAGCTGGCGCGCGCGCTCTTCGAGGCCGGCGAATATGCCCAATCGCGCGAGCAGTTCCGCATTGTGCTTTCCAGCCCCGACCTGCCCCCGGAGGTGCGCGCCAACGTGCTGCGCTTCCTGCGCGCCATCGATGAACGCCAGGGGCTGCGCAGCCGCTTCTCCTTTGCCCTGCGCGCCCCCGCGGGGGCCGGACGCAGCTACGACAGCGACAAGATCGTGACCGATTTCGGCTCCGGTCCCGTGGTTCTGACGATGGACCGCGACGAGGCACCGCTCACCGGGCTCGAGCTTTCGGGCGCGCTCCGCAAGCAATGGCCGCTGCACGCCCGCCAGGGCGGCGCCCGGCTGACCGGCTACCTTCAGGCCGAGGGCGATCTCTACCAGACCTCCGGAAGTGACTGGGACGAGCTTGGCGCCGATCTCAGCGCCGGCCTGCAGCTCACATGGCCGCAGACCACCGCCTGGGCCGAGGCCATCGCCGGGACCGACTACTTCGGCGGCGACAAGCTCGAGGACCGTCTCGGCATCGGGGCCGGCGTCAGCTGGCGCACCGCCTCGGGTCTCACCACCACGCTCGAGGCCGAATGGCTCGACGTCGATCTCGAGCGCTATCCGGGTATCGACGTGCAGCGCGCCAGCGCCAAGCTCACGGTGATCCGCCCCCTGCGCGGCCGCGCCCAGATCGGCGGCAGCCTGTCGCTGCAGCACCAGGAGGCGGAGCGCGACGACCTCTCCTACGACTACGCCGAGTTGCGCCTCGCCGGCCGGGTCGAGGTGGGCGGCGGTTTTCTGCTGGAACCCTCCGCCTATGCTGCCGCCTACGACCAGATCGGCGCGAACCCGATACTCGGCGAGGCCCGCCACGAGACCGAATACGGGCTCGAGCTGCGGGTCGACAAGACCGACACCTTCCTCTTCGGTCGGCTCACCCCCTACGTGCAGATCGAGGCGGCGCGGCGCGAAAGCACTTTCGACGCTTACAGCTACCGCGACCTGCGGCTCAGTGCCGGGTTGACCAGCGCCTTCTGACCGCGGCCCGCTCCGTCCGGAGGGGCCGCGCCCCCCCTACCCCGCGACGGCCTTCATCCAGGCGCTCATCTCGCGCAGCCGGTCTTCGGCGGCGCTGCCGAAGCCGATGGCGTGCAGGTAGTCGCGCACCAGCCCTTTGCCGGAATCGACCTCCACCGCGACCCCGGCGGACCGAAGCGCCTCGGCATAGGCGATGCCGCTGTCACGCAGCGGGTCGTGCTCGGCCAGCGCCAGGTAGGCCTGCGGCAACCCTGCGTGATCCCGCGCCAGCAAAGGCGAGA
This genomic window from Alloyangia pacifica contains:
- a CDS encoding dihydrodipicolinate synthase family protein — its product is MTLLTSDAKGVYVISVTPFTDQGEIDWDSLDRVTDFYFDKGADGLTILGMMGEAPKLTQAESRAVAERVIKRAAGKPVVVGVSAPGLAAIGELGKAVMDMGAAGCMVTTPGSLKTDQQIHGYFGQVARTLGDDVPLVLQDFPLATGVQISDEVLGRIIDDVPQVVMLKHEDWPGLAKISKLRRAEAEGRRRISILCGNGGVFLPEEMARGADGAMTGFGFPEMLAEVVQRAAAGDMDRAQDVFDAYLPLVRYEQQPGAGLAVRKYVLAKRGAIGSAALRAPGAGLAPEAIAEVERLLARQEKRLKELN
- a CDS encoding SDR family oxidoreductase; the protein is MDLGLKGKTALVLGASRGLGAASATLLAAEGAHVIAASRSGEAPAEGMEGLALDLADAASVEALIARLAEQPVDILVNNCGGPAAGPAKGQSSAAWAAAFETMAAPIFAITDAALPGMIAKGWGRVVTIGSSGIVQPIPNLALSNGVRGAVAGWSKTLAEEVAPHGVTVNMVLPGRIATDRLAQLDGIKADKSGASLEAVQEASRKTIPAGRYGAPEEFGAMVTFLCSQQAGYVTGSMIRVDGGMIRGL
- a CDS encoding GntR family transcriptional regulator — encoded protein: MTKLHKPAAERGKAPSLTDQAYARLREEIITCALRPGTDIGEQDLAARLSMSKTPVREALARLTLEGLVEAFPRRGYRVTPVTVKDITDIFTVRKALEAVAAELAALRMSDAELDELEALSHQTYGQDRTLPVLDFVAANNRFHAAIALGSRVPRLHALITGYLEECTRLFHMGATIRDVTPETEEDHSRIVAALRARDGAAAREAISLHTENTRRGLLSALIADENSPLEL
- a CDS encoding MaoC family dehydratase; translation: MTQTTPTPASGVAAPRNLHLEDIAVGDRFVSGEHALDADQIKAFAAQYDPQPFHLDETAAESSLFGGLAASGWHTAALTMKLFVASVPVADGLVGAGVEVSWPKPTRADDILHTQSTVTEIKPSRSRPGRAMVTFETLTLNQDGETRQRLVSRVVMFARGQG
- the lysM gene encoding peptidoglycan-binding protein LysM gives rise to the protein MGLFSFLKGKGKKLGTEAIPAKAELEAELDTLGLDKSGVEIEVEPESSKVKIKGQPKDQETREKMILAVGNIEGVAEVEDEADGPGPVFHEVKEGENLWKIAEATLGDGARYSEIFEANKPMLSDPDKIYPGQVLRIPA
- a CDS encoding CYTH domain-containing protein → MAREIERKFLVASEGWRSAVVSRVDLRDGIIAFRDGRKVRLRFYGDNHATLAVKGPRTGMSRDEFEYPIPLEDGRALLTLHCDGPPICKTRHHVEHEGQPWTVDEYHGALEGTLIAEIELTSEETDFARPAWLGAEVTYDRNYRQSALLRRHRMVLADSA
- a CDS encoding transferrin-binding protein-like solute binding protein; translated protein: MKYLLVSTAALALLAACSDGKTSARSSHSSAVTPLTNFTTPEDGTYRASGMAVSSGYTTDASGKVLSFGTPETETDITADMTYEDGLLTAVTLTTSKGTVTLSTAEGDSFDVSTVLNGILATSADGDVMLVAADPTKGGYSYQTFGAWQSGLNGTSRVAGAGSLGVRTSESQMPTTGTASYYGDSLGQVVTGDKVEVTTSYIAVDTDFDMVEIYSSDTVTADPTTGAITGDRSDLDFYTAGSVSGTGFAADIDTGVLTGSVDGQFYGDNAQEVGGTFSGSTADSTYFGGFGAVDSSR
- a CDS encoding surface lipoprotein assembly modifier, encoding MLRPPRALTTVLALAAMAPVVGAPGVQAQQAAVPATVSPTASPAPTQIEARFQQALAALAGGQPGAAVRLLRGLLAVDPGLLRVRLELARALFEAGEYAQSREQFRIVLSSPDLPPEVRANVLRFLRAIDERQGLRSRFSFALRAPAGAGRSYDSDKIVTDFGSGPVVLTMDRDEAPLTGLELSGALRKQWPLHARQGGARLTGYLQAEGDLYQTSGSDWDELGADLSAGLQLTWPQTTAWAEAIAGTDYFGGDKLEDRLGIGAGVSWRTASGLTTTLEAEWLDVDLERYPGIDVQRASAKLTVIRPLRGRAQIGGSLSLQHQEAERDDLSYDYAELRLAGRVEVGGGFLLEPSAYAAAYDQIGANPILGEARHETEYGLELRVDKTDTFLFGRLTPYVQIEAARRESTFDAYSYRDLRLSAGLTSAF